One genomic region from Parafrankia irregularis encodes:
- a CDS encoding TetR/AcrR family transcriptional regulator, protein MPSTERPSTEGPSTERPSTPPHRLRADARRNRSAILAAATAAFTADGPNVPMEEIARLAGVGVGTLYRHFPDRETLTLEVARDSVSEMLDHARRAQAEEPTAWGALVRSLGGFRALSLTVRMPGLFSGATAAAIEADETIRRIRAELIEITDTLVRDAQREGALRPDVGGGDVTHLFTLLLQSTNGSPWQPDEIAFERARGIILDGLRARPDAATGGPPLPGRPLSTADLDPRTE, encoded by the coding sequence ATGCCATCGACAGAGCGGCCATCAACAGAGGGGCCATCAACAGAGCGGCCATCGACACCGCCGCACCGGCTGCGCGCCGACGCGCGCCGCAACCGCAGCGCCATCCTCGCCGCGGCCACCGCGGCGTTCACCGCGGACGGGCCCAACGTGCCCATGGAGGAGATCGCCCGCCTCGCCGGTGTCGGCGTCGGCACGCTCTACCGGCACTTCCCCGACCGGGAGACGCTGACGTTGGAGGTGGCGCGCGACAGCGTGAGCGAGATGCTGGACCACGCCCGCCGGGCCCAGGCCGAGGAGCCCACCGCCTGGGGCGCGCTCGTGCGCAGCCTCGGCGGCTTCCGCGCGCTGAGCCTCACGGTGCGCATGCCCGGGCTCTTCTCGGGGGCGACGGCCGCCGCGATCGAGGCCGACGAGACGATCAGGCGGATCCGCGCGGAGCTCATCGAGATCACGGACACGCTGGTCCGAGACGCACAGCGGGAGGGGGCGCTGCGCCCCGACGTCGGCGGCGGCGACGTCACCCACCTGTTCACCCTGCTGCTCCAGAGCACGAACGGATCACCCTGGCAGCCCGACGAGATCGCCTTCGAGCGAGCCCGCGGGATCATCCTCGACGGCCTGCGGGCCCGGCCCGACGCAGCCACCGGCGGCCCACCGCTGCCCGGCCGGCCACTGTCCACCGCCGACCTGGACCCCCGTACGGAATGA
- a CDS encoding arylsulfatase yields the protein MANRAPNVVVILLDDLGFAQFGSYGSGFSTPNVDRLATGGLRYNRFHVTALCSPTRASLLTGRNHHAVGMGFLADLATRAPGYTARIPRSAAALPRLLRGAGYNTMAVGKWHLVPGGERSSAGPYDRWPLGLGFERYYGFLRGDANHWAPELVRDNSYVEPPAGPSDGYHLTEDLADEAIRMVVNQQQSAPGKPFFLYFAPGAMHAPHHVERSWADAYAGAFDHGWDRWREEVFARQLASGVVPAGTTLTERPSWVRAWADLPADERRVFARMHEVYAGFLSHTDAQIGRVVDTLEKLGVLDNTLLFVMSDNGASAEGGVSGTANEHSFTHRVVDDLADNLGRLDDWGGQRHYPHYAWGWAWAGNTPFRLWKRYTWLGGTRVPMIVHWPAGITPGTGGGAGDGGAATGVRGQFAHVIDIMPTVLEACGVPLPESVDGAAQQRVDGASLLPTFDDPAAPSPRTSQYFEMLGSRSIVADGWKATTDHVSQGVIEEEQLMEGSRDFETDRWSLFRLDEDFSEAHDLAEKHPDVVRGLERQWFVEAGANKVMPIVDSIAGRFGDLLPREYPVGQSLVLDPAGGPVSDDALPLLFGGGRITADVEVPASADEANGVLFALGDWNGGFAAYVVGGVLHAVAALPSSEIAVSAGRPLPPGRHTAGLELRPDPAGGLHIEALIDGEVVGAAHVDDSLPFVWQHGGASIHLGQDRGLPVSDGYRPPFPWTGTLHQVRIDAGAQLPPEQDLLRIALQVD from the coding sequence GTGGCGAATCGTGCGCCGAACGTGGTCGTGATCCTGCTCGACGACCTGGGGTTCGCGCAGTTCGGGAGCTACGGTTCGGGGTTCTCCACGCCGAACGTCGACCGGCTGGCCACCGGGGGACTGCGGTACAACCGGTTCCACGTCACGGCGCTGTGCTCGCCCACCCGCGCCTCGCTGCTCACCGGGCGCAACCACCACGCGGTGGGCATGGGCTTCCTCGCGGACCTCGCGACCAGAGCTCCCGGCTACACCGCCCGCATCCCGCGCTCGGCCGCCGCACTTCCCCGGCTGCTGCGCGGTGCCGGCTACAACACGATGGCGGTGGGGAAGTGGCACCTCGTCCCCGGTGGTGAGCGCAGTTCGGCCGGGCCGTACGACAGGTGGCCGCTCGGGCTGGGTTTCGAGCGCTACTACGGCTTCCTGCGCGGCGACGCCAACCACTGGGCGCCCGAGCTGGTCCGCGACAACTCCTACGTCGAGCCGCCGGCCGGGCCCTCCGACGGCTACCACCTCACCGAGGACCTCGCCGACGAGGCGATCCGGATGGTGGTCAACCAGCAGCAGTCGGCGCCCGGAAAGCCGTTCTTCCTCTACTTCGCCCCCGGCGCGATGCATGCCCCGCATCACGTCGAGCGTTCCTGGGCGGATGCCTACGCCGGCGCCTTCGACCACGGCTGGGACCGCTGGCGCGAGGAGGTCTTCGCCCGGCAGCTCGCCAGCGGCGTCGTCCCCGCGGGGACGACGCTGACCGAACGCCCGTCCTGGGTGCGGGCCTGGGCTGACCTGCCGGCCGACGAGCGCCGTGTCTTCGCCCGGATGCACGAGGTCTACGCCGGTTTCCTGAGCCACACCGACGCGCAGATCGGCCGGGTCGTCGACACGCTGGAGAAGCTCGGCGTCCTGGACAACACGCTGCTGTTCGTGATGTCCGACAACGGCGCGAGCGCCGAGGGCGGGGTGTCGGGAACCGCCAACGAGCACAGCTTCACCCACCGGGTGGTCGACGATCTGGCCGACAACCTGGGCCGCCTCGACGACTGGGGCGGGCAGCGCCACTACCCGCACTACGCCTGGGGCTGGGCCTGGGCCGGCAACACACCGTTCCGGCTGTGGAAGCGTTACACCTGGCTCGGTGGCACCCGGGTGCCGATGATCGTCCACTGGCCGGCCGGGATCACGCCGGGCACCGGTGGCGGGGCTGGCGACGGTGGTGCCGCCACCGGTGTGCGCGGGCAGTTCGCGCACGTCATCGACATCATGCCGACCGTGCTCGAGGCCTGTGGCGTGCCGCTGCCCGAGTCCGTCGACGGCGCGGCGCAGCAGCGGGTGGACGGCGCCAGCCTGCTGCCCACCTTCGACGACCCGGCGGCGCCGAGCCCGCGAACGTCGCAGTACTTCGAGATGCTCGGATCGCGCTCGATCGTCGCGGACGGCTGGAAGGCGACCACCGACCACGTCTCGCAGGGCGTCATCGAGGAGGAGCAGCTGATGGAGGGCAGCCGCGACTTCGAGACCGACCGGTGGTCGCTGTTTCGGCTGGACGAGGACTTCTCCGAGGCGCACGACCTGGCCGAGAAGCATCCGGACGTCGTGCGGGGCCTGGAACGGCAGTGGTTCGTCGAGGCGGGCGCCAACAAGGTGATGCCGATCGTCGACAGCATCGCCGGCCGCTTCGGTGACCTGCTGCCGCGGGAGTACCCGGTCGGCCAGAGCCTGGTGCTGGATCCGGCCGGCGGCCCGGTCTCCGACGACGCGCTGCCGCTGCTGTTCGGCGGTGGCCGGATCACCGCGGACGTCGAGGTGCCGGCGTCCGCCGACGAGGCGAACGGGGTGCTGTTCGCGCTCGGCGACTGGAACGGCGGTTTCGCCGCCTACGTGGTCGGTGGCGTCCTGCACGCCGTGGCGGCCCTGCCCAGCAGCGAGATCGCGGTGTCGGCGGGCCGGCCGCTGCCGCCCGGCCGGCACACGGCGGGGCTGGAGCTGCGGCCTGATCCGGCGGGCGGCCTGCACATCGAGGCGCTGATCGACGGGGAGGTCGTCGGCGCCGCCCACGTCGACGACAGCCTGCCGTTCGTCTGGCAGCACGGCGGCGCGTCGATCCATCTCGGGCAGGACCGCGGGCTGCCGGTGAGCGACGGCTACCGCCCGCCGTTCCCGTGGACGGGCACCCTGCACCAGGTGCGCATCGACGCCGGCGCCCAACTGCCCCCGGAGCAGGATCTCCTGCGCATCGCACTACAGGTCGACTAG
- a CDS encoding DUF3050 domain-containing protein produces MSRYSWGKQHSSIDSIREMINQSRLEVTAHSLYQRIRTLRDVQIFMEHHVYAVWDFMSLLTSLQRSLTCIDLPWVPSGPVSSRRLINDIVLVEESDELDAGYTSHFELYRIGMIEAGARTDGIDRLLEAVRVGVPIAEAAVLAEVPAPASSFMKETWSIITETPVHCQAAAFAFGREDLIPDMFAQVISNNEIRLRTFHDYLARHIEVDGEQHTPMAMQMLADLCGEDDARWSECVAVTRRALRARLQLWDGIAAALDVDERERSVTI; encoded by the coding sequence ATGTCACGCTACTCGTGGGGTAAACAGCACTCCAGCATCGACAGCATACGGGAGATGATCAACCAGAGCCGTCTCGAGGTCACGGCACACTCGCTTTACCAGCGTATTCGCACTCTTCGTGACGTTCAGATCTTCATGGAGCACCACGTATATGCGGTCTGGGACTTCATGTCGTTGCTGACCTCGCTGCAGCGCTCCCTTACCTGCATCGACCTTCCCTGGGTTCCGAGCGGGCCCGTCTCGAGCCGCCGGCTGATCAACGACATCGTCCTCGTGGAGGAGAGCGACGAGCTCGACGCCGGTTACACAAGTCACTTCGAGCTCTACCGGATCGGAATGATCGAGGCCGGTGCGCGGACCGACGGGATCGATCGCCTGCTGGAGGCGGTCAGGGTGGGGGTTCCGATCGCCGAGGCCGCGGTGCTCGCCGAGGTGCCGGCACCCGCCTCGAGCTTCATGAAGGAGACCTGGAGCATCATCACCGAGACGCCGGTCCACTGCCAGGCCGCGGCGTTCGCCTTCGGGCGCGAGGACCTGATTCCGGACATGTTCGCCCAGGTGATCTCGAACAACGAGATCCGCCTGCGCACCTTTCACGACTATCTCGCCCGGCACATCGAGGTCGACGGCGAGCAGCACACGCCGATGGCAATGCAGATGCTGGCGGATCTCTGCGGTGAGGACGACGCCCGCTGGTCGGAGTGCGTAGCCGTGACGAGACGCGCCCTGCGGGCGCGCCTGCAGTTGTGGGACGGCATCGCCGCCGCCCTTGACGTCGACGAGAGGGAGCGTTCGGTCACGATCTGA
- a CDS encoding methyltransferase, whose translation MTTDSTSARTLIELATGYWRTQAIHAAAALGIADRLAGGPRNAADLAAELALQVDPVTRLLRFLVDLDVLTYDPAGGYSLTPVGELLRSDTADSLNALTVLYGSEFYAAWGELLNALTTGISGFEKVFGRSLFDYLPAHSETASRYDATMAGGASFFARVPAAHAFPAQTTVVDVAGGTGGLLAEILRSDESLRGVLYDAQHVVASAATERNLQPFGNRAQTVSGDFFAQAPKGGDAYVLSRILHGFDDADCRRILGRIHEAARPGATLLVVERLLPPAGAAPSLAAGFDLHMLAVMGHGRERSRESYAQLLADEGFALDDVRPLELDVHLLVARRL comes from the coding sequence GTGACGACAGACTCCACCAGTGCCCGTACCCTGATCGAGCTGGCAACCGGGTACTGGCGAACCCAGGCGATACACGCGGCCGCGGCACTCGGTATCGCGGACCGACTGGCCGGCGGGCCCCGGAACGCGGCTGACCTGGCAGCCGAACTTGCCCTCCAGGTCGATCCGGTCACTCGTCTCCTACGTTTCCTCGTCGACCTCGACGTGTTGACGTACGATCCCGCGGGCGGCTACTCCCTGACGCCGGTCGGAGAGCTGCTGCGATCGGACACCGCGGATTCGCTGAACGCGTTGACAGTTCTCTACGGCAGCGAGTTCTACGCTGCCTGGGGTGAGCTGCTGAACGCGCTCACCACCGGCATCTCAGGCTTCGAGAAAGTCTTTGGCAGGAGCCTTTTCGACTACCTTCCCGCGCATTCGGAGACGGCGTCTCGCTACGACGCCACGATGGCCGGTGGCGCCTCCTTCTTCGCACGTGTACCGGCGGCCCACGCTTTTCCCGCGCAGACCACGGTGGTGGACGTCGCGGGCGGTACCGGCGGTCTGCTCGCCGAGATCCTGCGGTCGGACGAGTCGTTGCGGGGAGTTCTCTACGACGCGCAGCACGTGGTGGCCAGCGCGGCCACCGAGCGGAACCTCCAGCCCTTCGGGAATCGCGCTCAGACCGTCTCCGGTGACTTCTTCGCGCAGGCGCCGAAGGGGGGAGACGCCTACGTTCTCTCCCGGATCCTCCATGGCTTCGACGACGCGGACTGCCGGCGGATCCTCGGGCGCATACACGAGGCGGCGCGGCCGGGGGCCACCCTGCTGGTGGTGGAGCGCCTGCTGCCCCCCGCCGGCGCCGCGCCGTCGCTTGCCGCCGGGTTCGACCTGCACATGCTCGCGGTCATGGGTCATGGACGGGAGCGCTCCCGGGAAAGCTATGCCCAGCTGCTGGCCGACGAGGGATTCGCGCTCGATGACGTCCGGCCGCTTGAGCTGGACGTCCACCTGCTTGTCGCCCGCCGTCTCTGA
- a CDS encoding class I adenylate-forming enzyme family protein: protein MSADLNTGVRAFYIGRMFDQAADAHPAVSVSLDQPLGCAPDAPQATVGDLATLVADLAARLWAIGIRPAERVAIYKQNNFDIALLACAAARIGAVPALLAPALPGDIATELIRRLDRPWLLTDTETLAGPLAAQELVVRGSVLVDDGHAVDGEVVLDDGAVRNGAVDHPLHDHSGAPSPVVRLGGYAGSPPRDPVLLHPKEPALITHSSGTTGVPKLVVHCAGALWHRLIPQLAIASPVRKRLKVAFCLTFVHSRFYHALGVFLRYGNPLVIASDSAPETVGPLLVRTRPGFIETHPNAFIDWEDLVDAPGQPLSSIKYYAATFDAIHPRTVARLLSASKHRRPLMLAFYGQSETGPVAGRWFTRRGAAQADGRCVGLTLPGFIRLRVVGADGRRVRPGEAGHLEVRSRGRALTYLGEDERFASQLRDGWWRLGDMGYRSRRGLLYLIDREVDQIASMPSNLQAEDILMGRLTELREIVIVAGPEGEPVPVVCTRDDGPLDRARWARAIDGLPDMAEPVELPFHQLPRTSTAKIQRSVLSRLVAERK, encoded by the coding sequence GTGTCCGCCGATCTCAACACAGGAGTGCGTGCCTTCTACATAGGCCGCATGTTCGATCAGGCCGCTGACGCACATCCCGCTGTTTCCGTGAGCCTCGACCAGCCCCTGGGCTGCGCGCCAGACGCTCCGCAGGCGACTGTCGGCGATCTCGCCACCCTGGTCGCGGACCTGGCGGCGCGCCTCTGGGCGATCGGCATCCGGCCCGCCGAGCGGGTGGCGATCTACAAGCAGAACAACTTCGACATCGCGCTCCTCGCCTGCGCGGCGGCCCGGATCGGCGCGGTTCCCGCCCTGCTCGCACCGGCTCTGCCCGGAGACATCGCGACCGAGCTGATCCGTCGGCTGGACCGGCCGTGGTTGCTGACCGACACGGAGACGCTCGCCGGCCCGCTCGCGGCGCAGGAGCTTGTGGTCCGGGGCAGCGTCCTGGTCGACGACGGGCACGCCGTCGACGGCGAGGTCGTCCTCGACGACGGGGCCGTCCGCAACGGGGCCGTCGACCACCCGCTTCACGATCATAGCGGCGCGCCGTCGCCGGTGGTCCGCCTGGGCGGGTATGCGGGCTCGCCGCCGCGGGATCCGGTGCTGCTGCATCCGAAGGAGCCGGCGCTCATCACGCACAGTTCGGGAACCACCGGTGTTCCCAAGCTGGTGGTGCACTGTGCCGGGGCGCTCTGGCATCGGCTGATTCCGCAGCTGGCGATCGCCTCGCCGGTCAGGAAACGCCTCAAGGTGGCTTTCTGTCTGACCTTCGTGCATTCTCGCTTCTACCATGCTCTCGGCGTCTTCCTGCGTTACGGAAATCCGCTGGTGATCGCCTCGGACTCGGCTCCCGAGACCGTCGGGCCACTGCTCGTCCGGACCCGTCCTGGATTCATCGAAACCCATCCCAACGCCTTCATCGACTGGGAGGATCTGGTCGACGCGCCCGGCCAGCCCCTGTCGAGCATCAAATACTATGCCGCTACGTTCGACGCGATTCATCCGCGGACCGTCGCCAGGCTCCTGTCCGCCTCGAAACACCGGCGGCCGCTGATGCTCGCGTTCTACGGGCAGTCCGAGACGGGACCTGTGGCCGGCCGATGGTTCACCCGTCGCGGAGCCGCCCAGGCGGACGGGCGCTGCGTCGGGCTCACACTGCCCGGCTTCATCAGGCTGAGGGTCGTCGGCGCGGACGGGCGGCGGGTCCGGCCGGGTGAGGCGGGCCACCTCGAGGTGCGCAGCCGCGGCCGCGCGCTGACCTACCTCGGCGAGGACGAGCGTTTCGCGAGCCAGCTCCGCGACGGCTGGTGGCGGCTCGGTGACATGGGCTACCGAAGCCGGCGAGGTCTGCTCTACCTGATCGACCGCGAGGTCGACCAGATCGCGTCGATGCCCAGCAACCTGCAGGCCGAGGACATCCTCATGGGCCGCCTCACCGAGCTGCGGGAGATCGTGATCGTCGCCGGTCCCGAGGGCGAGCCCGTCCCGGTCGTGTGCACGCGTGATGACGGACCGCTGGACCGGGCCCGCTGGGCGCGGGCGATCGACGGGCTCCCGGACATGGCGGAGCCCGTGGAGCTGCCCTTCCACCAGCTTCCACGAACGTCGACCGCGAAGATCCAGCGCTCGGTCCTCAGTCGGCTGGTCGCCGAACGGAAATGA
- a CDS encoding AMP-binding protein, which produces MNGRPPRNLAAELADLARSRGWTDRPALLFEDQVITYGELHDLAARVGQVLVRHGAGPGRRVLIALSDGPAWVATFLGTVRCGATAVPVNPLLTAHDHGFMADDCAAGIVVADEEICSRFTATVVRSGDQLLAEAHQAEAGPVVRTDEPLYLTYTSGTTGSPKGAMFRQGNPRFYHQSIGEALLRSGPTDVTLSVSKLYFGYGLCNSLVFPLYSGGSVVLLRERPGPEAVEELVSRHGVTLLYAVPSAFAGLGRSAEPASFGSVRAAVSAGERLSLELGGRTSDLLGAPVLEQLGQTEVGCAFVANGVDANVAGTVGRAVPGFTVQVRDPEGRPCPHGTVGELWVTGPTLMIGYLNRPEQTAAALRGGWLATNDRGMRNPDGTFVHLGRLDDLEMVGGITVSPLEIEGVLGAHPLVSEVAVAAVPDETGATRLRAYVVPRRPEESGSRLEQDLVGFARERLAPFKVPRTVHLVPALPRTASGKLRRFQLRSGLFAAENPPASPGSSPAGRPEVPHPTATPASTTWLGPDPAGLR; this is translated from the coding sequence ATGAACGGGCGGCCGCCCAGGAACCTGGCCGCGGAGTTGGCGGACCTGGCGCGGTCCCGGGGCTGGACGGACCGACCGGCCCTCCTGTTCGAGGACCAGGTGATCACCTACGGGGAGTTACACGACCTGGCCGCGCGAGTCGGTCAGGTGCTGGTCCGGCATGGCGCCGGGCCCGGCCGCAGGGTGCTGATCGCGCTGTCCGACGGGCCCGCCTGGGTGGCGACCTTCCTCGGAACCGTGCGGTGCGGAGCGACCGCCGTCCCGGTGAACCCATTGTTGACCGCGCACGACCACGGATTCATGGCCGACGACTGCGCCGCGGGAATCGTCGTCGCGGACGAGGAGATCTGCTCCCGGTTCACGGCCACCGTGGTGCGCAGTGGTGATCAGCTGCTGGCCGAGGCACATCAGGCCGAGGCCGGGCCGGTCGTGCGTACCGACGAGCCTCTCTATCTCACCTACACGTCCGGGACGACGGGATCCCCGAAAGGGGCGATGTTCCGGCAGGGGAACCCCCGCTTCTACCATCAGAGCATCGGCGAGGCGCTGCTGCGTTCCGGGCCGACCGATGTGACGCTGTCCGTGTCGAAGCTCTATTTCGGCTATGGCCTCTGCAACTCCCTGGTTTTCCCGCTGTATTCGGGTGGGTCGGTTGTGCTCCTGCGAGAACGTCCCGGCCCGGAGGCCGTCGAGGAGCTTGTCAGTCGACACGGGGTGACCCTGCTGTACGCGGTCCCGTCGGCGTTCGCGGGCCTGGGGCGTTCGGCGGAACCCGCCTCATTCGGCTCGGTCCGGGCGGCGGTGTCCGCCGGCGAACGGCTGAGCCTGGAACTCGGTGGGCGCACGTCCGACCTGCTGGGCGCCCCGGTCCTGGAGCAGCTCGGGCAGACGGAGGTGGGGTGCGCCTTCGTGGCGAACGGCGTCGACGCCAACGTTGCGGGCACGGTCGGGCGTGCGGTGCCCGGCTTCACGGTTCAGGTGCGTGATCCCGAGGGCCGGCCGTGCCCCCACGGGACCGTCGGTGAGCTGTGGGTCACCGGGCCGACCCTCATGATCGGCTACCTCAACCGGCCGGAGCAGACCGCGGCGGCCCTTCGCGGAGGCTGGCTTGCGACCAACGACCGCGGGATGCGTAACCCGGACGGCACCTTCGTACATCTCGGGCGGCTTGACGATCTCGAGATGGTCGGCGGGATCACGGTGTCACCGCTGGAGATCGAGGGGGTTCTCGGCGCACATCCGCTTGTTTCCGAGGTCGCCGTGGCCGCGGTTCCCGACGAGACCGGCGCGACCCGGCTGCGGGCCTATGTGGTGCCGCGCCGGCCGGAGGAGTCCGGCAGCCGGCTCGAACAGGATCTGGTGGGTTTCGCGCGGGAACGCCTCGCGCCGTTCAAGGTTCCCCGGACCGTCCATCTTGTGCCCGCCCTCCCACGCACCGCCTCGGGAAAGCTTCGCCGTTTCCAGCTGCGCAGTGGCCTCTTCGCCGCCGAGAACCCGCCCGCCAGCCCGGGCTCCAGCCCGGCCGGCCGTCCAGAAGTCCCGCATCCCACCGCGACGCCCGCCTCGACGACGTGGCTCGGTCCAGATCCGGCCGGCCTCCGCTGA
- the pabB gene encoding aminodeoxychorismate synthase component I, translated as MRTLLIDNFDSYTYNLFQLVAEVNGVEPAVITNDTSLEELGRLDVYDNVIISPGPGRPDVDRDFGISAQVIAQAEVPVLGVCLGHQGIGAYEGARVQPAPKPRHGFLSSVRHDGTGLFQNIPSTFLAVRYHSLALADPLPVGLRAVAWAEDDVIMAVEHRSRPLWGVQFHPESVATEHGRQLLANFRALTEQLARPGRSAGGRGAVRPTGRTRVLPRRREDDGRAQPGPVSASRTGRLHRLNVRTLPGAADAPAAFRELYGESPDAFWLDSSYRPEGLARFSFLGDAGGPLGEVVSYQVGDPHVSVRSRGEVSLVPGTIFDYLEEALAERRIEGPDLPFDLRCGYVGYFGYELKADLGATNAHRSGAPDAAWMFVDRMIAIDHEEKTTYLLALEADGTSDWIESTAARLALLSDSGEVLPRPAGTSNPPPLDRALVNGYLSRDRARYLADIDHCQAKLVAGESYEICLTNMVRLPAVDDGLAAYLALRRWNPAPYGAYLRLAGVEVASSSPERFLRIDRNRWVESKPIKGTAPRGKDAAHDLQLCHELRTSPKTRAENLMIVDLLRNDLGRVCEIGSVHVPRLMATETYATVHQLVSTVRGRLRTGRSVIDCVRACFPGGSMTGAPKLRTMEIIDTLETDARGIYSGALGFLGCDGTADLSIVIRTAVLVDDVWHVGSGGAIVLDSDPGEELDEMLLKAATTVRAVASPAAGRAVSGQRAFSGAPR; from the coding sequence GTGCGAACCCTGCTGATCGACAACTTCGATTCGTACACATATAACCTGTTCCAGCTCGTAGCCGAGGTGAACGGCGTGGAGCCGGCGGTCATCACCAATGACACCTCGCTCGAAGAGCTCGGTCGGCTGGACGTCTACGACAATGTGATCATTTCGCCCGGTCCGGGACGTCCGGATGTCGACCGGGATTTCGGGATCTCGGCACAGGTCATCGCGCAGGCCGAGGTGCCCGTGCTGGGTGTCTGCCTGGGCCACCAGGGCATCGGGGCGTATGAGGGAGCTCGGGTCCAGCCGGCGCCGAAACCAAGGCACGGATTTCTCAGCTCGGTCCGCCATGACGGAACGGGGCTCTTCCAGAACATTCCGAGCACCTTTCTCGCGGTGCGCTATCACTCCCTGGCCCTCGCGGACCCGTTGCCCGTGGGCCTGCGCGCCGTCGCCTGGGCCGAGGACGATGTGATCATGGCTGTCGAGCACCGTTCCCGGCCTCTGTGGGGCGTCCAGTTCCACCCGGAGTCGGTCGCGACAGAGCACGGAAGACAGCTGTTGGCGAACTTTCGTGCCCTGACAGAGCAGCTCGCACGGCCGGGTCGAAGTGCTGGCGGGCGGGGAGCGGTCCGGCCGACCGGCAGGACCAGGGTGCTTCCGCGGCGCCGTGAGGACGACGGGAGGGCGCAGCCCGGTCCCGTGTCCGCGTCCCGGACCGGCCGGCTTCATCGGCTGAACGTCCGCACGCTGCCCGGTGCGGCCGACGCGCCGGCGGCATTCCGTGAACTGTACGGGGAGTCGCCCGACGCGTTCTGGCTCGACAGCTCCTATCGCCCCGAAGGGCTCGCCAGATTCTCCTTCCTGGGCGACGCCGGTGGCCCGCTGGGTGAAGTGGTGTCCTACCAGGTAGGTGATCCGCACGTTTCGGTACGTTCTCGGGGCGAGGTCAGCCTGGTACCCGGAACAATCTTCGACTATCTCGAGGAGGCGTTGGCCGAGCGGCGGATCGAAGGCCCCGACCTGCCCTTCGACCTGCGGTGCGGGTATGTCGGCTACTTCGGTTATGAACTCAAGGCGGATCTCGGGGCGACGAACGCGCATCGTTCGGGCGCGCCCGACGCGGCCTGGATGTTCGTCGACCGGATGATCGCCATCGACCACGAGGAGAAAACCACCTACCTGCTGGCCCTGGAGGCGGACGGCACGTCGGACTGGATCGAGTCGACCGCCGCGCGCCTGGCACTGCTCAGTGATTCCGGGGAGGTTCTTCCCAGGCCGGCCGGGACGTCGAATCCGCCGCCTCTCGACCGGGCGCTGGTCAATGGTTACCTGAGCCGTGACCGAGCCCGATACCTTGCCGACATCGATCATTGTCAGGCGAAGCTCGTGGCTGGGGAGAGCTACGAGATCTGCCTTACCAACATGGTGCGCCTGCCGGCCGTGGACGACGGGCTGGCGGCGTATCTCGCGCTTCGGCGATGGAACCCGGCGCCCTACGGGGCCTATCTCCGGCTTGCCGGGGTCGAGGTCGCCAGCTCCTCACCGGAGAGGTTTCTGCGTATCGACAGAAATCGCTGGGTCGAAAGCAAGCCGATCAAGGGGACGGCGCCGCGGGGAAAGGACGCCGCGCATGACCTCCAGCTGTGTCACGAACTGCGGACGAGCCCCAAGACCCGGGCCGAGAACCTCATGATTGTCGACCTCCTGCGCAACGACCTCGGTCGGGTCTGCGAGATCGGCAGCGTGCACGTGCCGCGCCTCATGGCGACCGAGACCTATGCGACCGTGCATCAGCTGGTATCGACCGTGCGCGGACGGCTGCGAACCGGCCGAAGTGTGATCGACTGTGTGCGGGCCTGTTTTCCGGGGGGCTCCATGACGGGTGCCCCGAAGCTGCGGACAATGGAGATCATCGACACGCTCGAAACCGACGCCCGTGGTATCTACTCAGGGGCGCTGGGCTTTCTTGGCTGCGACGGGACAGCGGACCTGAGCATCGTCATCCGCACCGCGGTTCTGGTGGACGACGTCTGGCATGTCGGCAGCGGGGGCGCGATCGTCCTGGACTCCGATCCCGGCGAGGAACTGGACGAGATGCTGCTCAAGGCGGCGACGACCGTCCGCGCGGTGGCCAGTCCGGCGGCCGGCCGGGCCGTCTCCGGGCAGCGCGCGTTCTCCGGAGCCCCGCGATGA